The genome window CGGTTCAGGATGATCTTCCTCGCCAGTGCCTGGCCGATTCCTGGTATCGTGGTGAGCTCCTCGAGTGACATGCTGTTCACAGAGGGAGGGTAAGGGATGGCGGTAACGGATCGTTCCCCGTGTGAAACAACTACAACGTCCATTACATCGGTGTGCACACCGGGAACACCCACCAGAATAGGATAGCTCCCAAGTTGCCTTCCGAAGGTGAACTTTCCCTCCACGTACTCCGGTATCACTTTTCTCAAAACTGTTCCCACAGGGAAGACTCGTTTCAACATCTCATGATCGATCTCTTCCCGGATCTTTCTTTTCCATCTTTCGTGAAGGTAACTTTTGACTTTGTGTTTCCTGATTTTGAAATACTCGTATACGGGTGTCTCTGGATACACAAGAAGTTTCCTGATGTTGATTCTTCTCAGAAGGTATCCGTCATCCAGTATCTTCTTCAAGTAGAAGTAATTTTTCTCAAGAGTCCGTTCAGTTTCACCGGGAAGACCAAAGATCAGATTTATACCAGGAAGCAGCTTTGGTACCCCTTCTACACGCCCACCTCCTATTTCGTTTACGATGGCAACGGCTTTCAGGAACTCTTCAGGAGAGCCCTGTATATTGTTCTTTCTCAAAACGGCTTCGTCGAAGGATTCCACGCCAAAGGAAAAGACGTCACCGGGTGTGTTGTACCTGACGATGGTTTCCACGATCTTCCTGCACGCTTTCTCGTACTTAACTAGATAGGCAGGGTTGGCGTTGTCGGTATGAAGAACCTCCAGGGAAGGAGCAGCCATTCTGGTTCCAGAATACAGCTCTTCGATCAATTCGGGAGAGGGTTTTCCGGCGTTCATGTCAGATCCGTAGGCCAGGATATTCGCTGTTCTACCAAAACGAAACGCTCTGCATCCTACCTTGTAAAGAGATTCTATCTCCTTCAGAATGGACTCAACTTTTCTCGACGTTAGTCTTCCATGGAGGATAGGTTCCGTACAGAAGGTACAGAAGGTTTCTCTTTCACATCCCCTAGACAG of Thermotoga sp. contains these proteins:
- a CDS encoding radical SAM protein, with protein sequence MKALILDGYVDEPAVFGVPPYISPYVRYLAGALVLVGLEVDYVTIDRVRKEQLWESANEYDYLFVVAGTTVPGRYKGGTPLTLGELQKILSLARRPLKVVGGPIVRGYSPKGGTVARLPEIQADYLVTGDVEAFVLSYFRGEPDPTAKGDYETIDRVAPYGVVILKKHPNFPHIICEIELSRGCERETFCTFCTEPILHGRLTSRKVESILKEIESLYKVGCRAFRFGRTANILAYGSDMNAGKPSPELIEELYSGTRMAAPSLEVLHTDNANPAYLVKYEKACRKIVETIVRYNTPGDVFSFGVESFDEAVLRKNNIQGSPEEFLKAVAIVNEIGGGRVEGVPKLLPGINLIFGLPGETERTLEKNYFYLKKILDDGYLLRRINIRKLLVYPETPVYEYFKIRKHKVKSYLHERWKRKIREEIDHEMLKRVFPVGTVLRKVIPEYVEGKFTFGRQLGSYPILVGVPGVHTDVMDVVVVSHGERSVTAIPYPPSVNSMSLEELTTIPGIGQALARKIILNRPFRSWSELEKIVPPETVGILKKIGISLQQV